ATGGCCACGAAGCGCGTGAAAAAGACCGATGTGGTAAGCCCCAGCTCGGCGGAATTGCGCAAGGCCGTCGAGGCGATCGCGATCCAGCCGAAGAGCGGCAAGATCACCCTGCTGACCCGCAAGCTGTTCAACGTCCTGCTGGCCGTCGCCCAGCAGGCCGACGAGTCTGGCGATACCTACCGCGCGCTGCTGTCCGACATCGTCGCCAACTCGGCGTTCGATTCGAACGATACCGCGCTCGTGAAGGAGCACCTGCGCCGTATGGTGTCGGTGCAGGTCGAATGGAGCCAGGGCACGTCGAGCCAGAAGCCGGGCCGCAAGTGGGGTATTTCCACGCTCATTGCAGACGCGGAAATTCTCGAGGACCCGCAAACCCGTCGCGTCTGGGTGGAGTTCTCGTTCGCGCCGAAGATCAAGAAGAAGCTGCTGGATCCGGTGCAGTACGCCCGTCTGAGCCTGCAGTTCCAGAGCCAGTTGCGCAGCAGCGCGGGGCTTGCGCTCTACGAGATCTGCGTGCGCTATCTGACCAACCCCAGCCATCTGACGATGCGCGAGACCTGGGAGTGGTGGCGCCCGATCCTTTCCGGCACCCCGGACACCGAAGCCGGCGACGAAGCCAAACGCGAATACAAGTACTTCAAGCGCGATTATCTGCGGCCCGCGATTGCCGAAGTCAACGCGGTGACGAATATCTTCGTCGAGTTGATCGAGCATCGCGAGGGGCGCCGTGTCGCCGAAATCCAGTTTCGCGTGACCGAGCGCAAGCAGCCGATGCTCGCGCTCGACGAGCATCCGAATGTATTCGACAGTACGCTCGTCGACCGCATGGTG
The nucleotide sequence above comes from Paraburkholderia flagellata. Encoded proteins:
- a CDS encoding replication initiation protein, which codes for MATKRVKKTDVVSPSSAELRKAVEAIAIQPKSGKITLLTRKLFNVLLAVAQQADESGDTYRALLSDIVANSAFDSNDTALVKEHLRRMVSVQVEWSQGTSSQKPGRKWGISTLIADAEILEDPQTRRVWVEFSFAPKIKKKLLDPVQYARLSLQFQSQLRSSAGLALYEICVRYLTNPSHLTMRETWEWWRPILSGTPDTEAGDEAKREYKYFKRDYLRPAIAEVNAVTNIFVELIEHREGRRVAEIQFRVTERKQPMLALDEHPNVFDSTLVDRMVKIGIPLKEAQSLYADSEENRIRAALQLTEQRMRSTSLPPVRSAAALFKDALKKGYAPPVETAAGATPAVGRGSSAAVAADDPKARLLDEYAAYRRKEARSLYEEQGDMERELARQSFETDELPGLGSHLRDDWRRRGLESKLGDTAFFDWLARKTWGEPTDGDLLAFTLSPTRAA